A segment of the Pedobacter faecalis genome:
TTTAATGGAGTCCATGGTGGAGAACAAGGTATCGCGGTCGCCATTCCAGGTAAATATTCTCATCCTCTTTTTACGGTTAAAATAGGCTTCTACAGAATCAGGCTGATCCTTGAACTTTTTTTCAAGCATAGCATATACCGGCAGGTTCTTCATAGCACGTCCCGGATAGTCAACCTTATTGTCTTCAGAGTCGTACCAAGGGTCCTGGTTACCCCATACGTTGTAAAATCTACGTTGAAGTACCTTCATCTGTTCAGAAACGGCCTCTTCCGCATACTTCTGGAGTTTGGAATCAATGGTGGTGTAGATTTTTAGCCCGTCCTCATACAAGTCATAGTTATTCTCCTCACACCATTTTTCAAGATATTTGTCGACCGCCGTACGCAGGTAAGAATCACCCTCACTGCCGCCGTCCATCATACCTTCACGTAAATTAAGACCGGTACGTTTGAACGTGTCGAGTTGGGCAGCCGTCAGGTAATTATATTTATTCATCTGTGTGAGGACTACATTTCGTCGTTCCAGCGCACGCTCCGGATTTCTAACAGGGTTATACATGGAGGTGCCTTTCAACATGCCCACCAGCAATGCTGATTCCGGGATTTCCAGTTTGTCGGTCGTTTTATCGAAATATATCCTCGCAGCAGTCTTGAGCCCGTATGCATTGTTACCGAACGAGACGGTATTGAGGTACATCGTCAGGATATCGTTTTTTGAGTAGTTGGCTTCAAGTTTCACCGCTGTAAGCCATTCCTTAAGTTTAGGAACGATTGTTCTGAGCAAGGGTATTTTGCTTAGAAGGCCCTGCGATTTATTGTAACGCGTCCGGTAAAGGTTTTTAGCGAGCTGTTGAGTAATGGTACTTGCTCCGCGCCGGTCGCCCGTAGCGGTCGATATACTGCTTGAAAGCAAAGAACGAAAGTCGATCCCCATATGCTGGTAGAAGCGTACATCTTCGGTGGCAACCAGTGCTTCAATAACGCTGGAATCAATCTCTTCGAAACTTACCGGGGTACGGTTTTCCTTAAAATAACGTCCTATCAACTGTCCGTCTGAAGTGTATAATTCAGAACCTACACGAAGCGTAGGCGATTTAATGTCTTTGTAAGAGGGCGAATAGCCAAATAACCAGAGAAAGTTAAGTTGGAGCGCACAAAAGAAGATAATAATGCAATAAATGAATATGATTGAGTAACGGATAAACTTATTCCGGATTTCTTTAAACATGTGATAAAGATCAAAAAATCGTAAAACTCCTTATGTTAAATAGTGTTAAAACCCACGGTACAAATTAACGTAATAAATTCCCTTAAATTTTATTCTATGTTCAAATAGGGCTGATTACATGAATTTAGTTACATTTGCCTCGCTTTTGGTTTCTTTATGATGAATAAAGAATTAAAAGGGAATACGGTGTAATTCCGTAACTGTCCCGCAGCTGTAAGCTCTGTAACGGTGTTCAAATCACGCCACTGAATTGTCGACAGGCAAATTGGGAAGGCAGAATATCCGGGAGTAAGTCAGAAGACCTGCCTTTAGCCATATGATTTCATAGCTTTCGGGGATTGAAGCTAGGAGTGAGTGCTGTATTATTATTGTATTTCATTTCCTTGATCTAACTGTTTGCTGTGGGTAATACTCACAACAAAATTATTGTTGTTGTTTATTGTGTTTTGCAAATGATTAAACAAACAATACAGAATGAAAATTAAGAACAAAGTGTGGATGGCAGCCGGATTCGGCGTTCTTCAACTCGGTATCGCTGGTGCCGCATCAGCGCAGGACGCCATCAGGCTGGATAGCGTGGTCATCTCTGCGACCAAAAACGACCAGAAGCAGTCGCAAACCGGAAAAGTGGTCACGATAATCGGAAGCGAGGTACTGGAGCGCAGCCATGGCAAGAGCCTGGTCGAACTGCTCAATGAACAGGCAGGCATTGTGGTAGGCGGGGCAACAGGAAACGTCGGGTTAAATAAAAGTCTTTTCTTTAGGGGAGCAGCGAGTGTTCACGCCGTTGTTCTGATCGACGGAATCCTGGCAAGCAATCCTTCTGGGACCGGTTCATCATTTGATCTCAGAATGTTTTCTATCGACCAGATCGATCACATTGAAATCATCAAGGGCGGACAATCTACCATCTATGGATCGGATGCGATAGCCGGTGTAATCAACATCATCACCAAAAAAGGTACTAAAGCTGGCAACAGTGTGTATGGTGTAGCCAGCTACGGCAGCTATGAAACTTATAAGGGAACCATTGGCATCAGTGCCAACGTAGAACAGTTTTCTTACAACATCGCATTCACACAGGGCAAGACAGATGGCATTTCCGAAGCCGCTAACCCGGTCGGCAATACCGATGCGTTCGATAAGGATGGCAATAAGACGGGCGCCGTTAACGCAAACTTTGCGTTTCAGGCGACAGATAAGTTCAGTGTAAGTCCCTTTTTGCGCTACTTTTATGGGCATTACGATTTTGACGCCGGTTCATTTGCCGACAATCCGTCGAACAATTTCAAACTTGAGCGGTTCAACGGGGGGTTGAACACCAAGTACGATTTCGGCCGGGGTAAAATAAATCTCAATTACAGTCACGAGAAATCCAAGATCAACACACTGAATCAGTACGGAACAAGCAATTCAGTAGGGTTTATGGATCTGGTCGATCTGTTCTACAATCAAAAGGTTGGTCAGAAGGTTGATGTTCTTGTGGGTCTGGACAACCGGGCTACAAGGTTAAACGCAAATTCCAAGGCTCAAACAAATCTCTTCAGTACCTATGCCTCTGTGTTTTTGCACGATCTGAGCATCTTTAATCTCGAAGTAGGCGGAAGATATAATAAGCACAAAGAATACGGCGAGAACTATACCTACAACATCACACCCTCAGTAAACGTATTGGAAGGTGTCAAACTCTTTGGTACCGTTTCCACATCGTTTAAGGCGCCAACGCTTGAAAACCTTTTCGGTGCTTTTGGAGCCAATCTGGATCTGGTACCGGAAAAGTCGAAAAACTATGAGGCGGGTTTTAACCTCAGCTTTGTTGAGGATCGCTACAGTTTGCGCGCAGCAGGTTTTAAGCGCGACTTAACCAATGCCATCGTATATGGAAATGTTGGCTATGTGAACCAGGCCAACCAGGAAGTAAAAGGATTTGAGATTGAGCCGGCGGTCAGATTGTCTGTGTTTAATATCAACGGATATTATGCCTTTGTTGAAGGTACAGAGTTCAACTTCATCACCAACCAGGTTTCCGATTATCTGTTGCGCAGGCCAAAACACATTTTTGGAATTAATGCTGGCGTTCAGGCCACTAACGCACTGTATCTGAGTAGCTCATTCAAATACAACGGTGCCCGTACCGACGGAAATTTTAGCGATTATGTGATCGAAGATCTGCCGGCGTATAAAGTTTTAAATTTCTACGGTGAATATGCGTTATTGAACAAACGCCTGAAAATATTTGCCGACCTGAAGAATATCCTCGATGAGCAATACCAGGAGTTTTACGGGTATAACAGCATGGGCTTTAATATGAATGCCGGTTTAAGTTTTTTTATTAAGTAAGAATTGATATTTTTACAACTCAAAAGCTATACATATGTCATTAGAAAAATTCAACATCAGAAATTCTATCTTGATCCTGATCGTTATTGCTGCGGCAGCTACACGGTTTCTCCATCTGGATAGTTTTACAAGTTGGTTTAATTTTACGCCGATTGGCGCTATAGCGATGTTTGGCGGCGTTTATTACGCAGATAAACTTAAGGCATACTTTATTCCCTTTATAACCCTGCTGGCCAGCGATCTTATCTTGAATTATACCGTCTACTATCATATCGACGGCAAATTCGACGCTGCAGTGTGGACATACATCAGCTTTATGCTGATGGTAACAGTCGGCCGCTACATGAAACAGGTGAGCGTTCTGTCGGTTGTTGCCGGGTCCTTTGCATGTGTTTTTATTCACTGGATTGTTTCGGATATCAGCGTGGTCATGATGGAGGGTTCTATGTACCCAAGGACTTTCAACGGTTATCTGCTGGCCCTGTGGAATGCGATTCCCTGGGAACGCAACCTGCTGGTAAGCACACTTGCCTACAGTGCGGTGATGTTCGGCGGATTTGAGTATGCTAAAGCAAAGTTTCCTTCACTGAGGTATGCTCCGGGTGCCGGATTGCAGCATGCTTAACATAATCTTATTCGTGTTACAACCCCTTTTGCAAGTCGCAGAAGGGGTTTTTAATTCCAAGTTATGAAAGTCGTCTCATTTTTACCCGCTGCTACCAAGATGATCTACGATATGGGTTTGGAGGAATATCTCTGTGGGGTTACCTTCGAGTGCCCCAAAGAGGCGTCTGCCCAGCCAAAGATCGTCCGCTGCGTGCTCGAGGGCAACAATTACTCCAGTGCCGAAATTGATCGTATCTTCTCGGCATCAAAAGCGCAGGGCAAAAGCTTGTATTGGGTCGACGAAGAGTTGCTCGAGCAAATACAGCCCGATGTGATCTTCACCCAGGACACCTGCGAGGTCTGTCTCATCGACACCGCCTGCACCTTGTCTTCCATTGCCAACCTCAGCAAGCAGCCTCAGCTCGTTACCTTAAGTCCGGATAGCCTGAACGATGTGTTCGACTGTGCATTAAAAATCGGCCAGACACTCGGGAGGGAAGAAGTGGCGCTTCGCTATCTGGCCGCGTTAAAAAGCCGGATGGACGATATTATCGACACGTTGAGGCTTCACCGCGCTCCTCTAAGAAGGGTTATGCTCATGGAGTGGATCGAGCCCATTTATAACTGCGGGCACTGGATTCCTTTCCAGATTGCAGCAGCCGGAGGCGTAGATATGCTGTCTAACCCCGGGGGCGATTCGATTGTCAACAAGTGGGAAAAGATACAGCAGTACAATCCTGAAGTTTTGGTTATCGCACCCTGCGGTTTCGATGTGCAGCGCAGTTTTCAGGAAATGTCGCTCCTAACCTCAAAGCCAGGCTGGGATGAACTCGAGGCTGTCAAGAACCAGGCGGTCTACCTGGCCGACTTTGATATGTTCACTCAGCCTAGCGTAGGCACTTTGGTTCAGGGCATCGAATCCCTTGCCGAAATGTTTCACCCGGAGATCTTTGGCGGCGATCCATCCGCTGAAAAGCGGTTTGTTAATTTTTACCACCAGGAACTTGTTCTCCGATAAGCCGCAAATAACCAAAAGCGTTTTCAACTGGAGCGGGGGCAAAGACAGCACACTTGCGCTTCACTATGTGTTGCAAGACCCAACCATACAGGTCGACTGCCTCCTCACGACGGTTAATGATGGTCTCGACCGTGTATCCATGCATGGGCTGCGGACCTCCTTGCTGATCAGACAGGCAGAAAGCATTGGAATCAGACTTCATCAGGTCCGCCTCCCGGAAATGCCTGGGATGGATGTCTACGAACGGGAAATGCGCCTTCACTTGAATCGTTTGCGGTCAAGCGGCATCGGACAGGCCATTTATGGCGATATATTTCTGGAAGACCTGAAAGCCTATCGGGAGAAGCAACTGGCTGAATTGAACATAACCGCGAAATTCCCTTTATGGAAGCAAGACACCAGGACCTTGCTGGAAACCTTTATCAATCTTGGCTATAGAACCATCGTTGTTTGTGCGCAGGAGCGACTGCAGGATTTTTGCGGGCGGGTGATCGACCATGATTTTCTAAATGAACTACCCGCTGATATTGATCCCTGTGGCGAGAACGGCGAGTTCCATACCTTCGTTTTTGATGGCCCGATTTTTAAAGAGCCCATCAGGTTCCGCACAGGCGAACGAGTGTTCAAGAGCTATGAAACGGCAACGGTAAAGAATGCCGGATACTGGTTCCTAGATCTGCTCGAGTGCTAGGGTAAGCCCTACATTCCAGCCCAACCAGCCTTTCACTTTTGAGGAAAAGTCGTGCCGGCGATCGGGATACACCTGTTGACTGTAGTTTTTCGCAGCACCGCCAACCGGCGCATTGCTCACATAGACCGAGTAAGCCGGGCCCGCCACAACAGCAAGACCTTTAATAACCTGATACTGTGCGCTCAATCCAAAGCGGTTCAGAATGTTCGAGTAATCCCAATTGCCCAGATACAGGTACTGTGAGGTCAGTTCCATTGCTGCCGAAAACCTCGGTCCGAAAATGAAGTCGTGACCAAAACCCAGTCCGGCGCTGAGCACCTTGGCCGTATCCGAGAAGTTTTTGCCGGCCAGCAGAATATTATACAATTTAGCATTGCCCAGTTTCAGCGCCAGGTTCGCGTTTATGATTTCGTTGGCCGACACACTGATCCGGTGATAACCGTGATGTACGTAATTGAGCAGGCCGATGCTGTAGCCTTCATTGCGACTGGAGATATTCAGCAAGCCGATCTGCAGGCCGCTCACATCAGTCGCGTAATTGACCAGACCAGCTATCTGGACTCCGTCCAGTTTCTTCACGGTAAGGTTAACCAGGCCCGCCACCTGTGTCCCTTTCATGTCTTTCTGCACAGCGTTGACCAGTCCCGCTACCTGGACGCCTGAAACGCCTGTCCGCACATCGTTGATCAGACCGGCGACCTGCACGCCCCTGACCGAACCGCCAACGCCGTTAAACAAGCCTGCTACCTGCACCTTATTTACATCGCCTTTGGTAATGTTGAACAGTCCGCCCACTTCCACGCCATCCACGCCTGCGGTATATCCGCCCAGAACATTTAGTGAACCCTTATTGATCACCTGTCCGCTCATGCTCCCATGCGAACTCAAACCTGGTATTAATGAAGCCTGAAAGGGCATATTCGCCAGAAAATCCGGGATATTCAGGCTCTGAAGCTTTTGTTTGGATGACAGGAAAAACCTGCTGAGTCCCAGGTTTTCAATACGGTTTAAAAAGCTGGCCGACTCATCTGCTTCAGTACGGTACCCCTCTGGTTTCACCTTGATATCTGCCAGAAAGAACAGGGATGTATCCCGGTAGTTCTCCCGGCTGGCAGTGAGAATCACGTTGGAGTGATTGCCCTTAAAGCGTAACCTAAAATAGCCATCCTCGTCTGTTAAAGCCGACTGCAGTAGCCGCTTTTCATACACGCTGGCTTTCGATAGCCTGGCACCTGTAGATGCATCGACCACGTAACCGCTGATCTGGTAGTGCGACTCGTTCTGCGCGATGTTCTCCGGCTCAATCGTCAGCCGGTTTGCCGCATACCTTAAAATAATATGTTCTGCGATTTCCTTGTATTCCACCGTTCCCTCAAAGAGCCGGTCGAGCACATCACGCACCGGCATCTGATTTACCTGAATGCTCACCAAACTATCGCGGCGGAAAAGGCGTCCGCCATAAGAGAAGTAAAAGCCGCCCGCCTTGCTCATCTGCTCAAGCACACGTACAACTGGTTCGTTGCTGACATTCAGACTCAGCTGCTTATCCAGGTTGCCACGATACCGTACAACAGCCGATTGCGCATGTACCAGCGCCGTAGCCAACAGGGCATAAACGAGCAAAAAAAGCGTCAGGCGTAGTTTCATTCTAGAAGTTTAGACAACAGGTACTGCTTTCCGTTACGCTCCATCTTTAAGCCCAGGGTCTCGCAAACGATCCGCAGGTTGTCTTCCAAGGGTGTGTCCGGTCGCAAGGTAATACTGATCTGTTCCCTGGCCGTAGCCTCATCGCTGATCTCAATCTGTGCTTCATAGGCCTCGTTCAGCACATCAAGGAGTCGCCCAAGCGGTATGTTATCGGCGACAAACTGCTTACTGCGGTAGTAATTATATAAGGAATCTGTGCTGGCCGATTTGCGTAGTTCGCCCGACGCAGCACTGATCAGCACCTTCTCACCCCGGCGCAGTTCCAGCTGGCTTTGGCCTCGGGAGACACGCACAATGCCGCTTTCAACGATCACCTCTGTCTCATTTCCCCGGTGCTTCACATTAAAAGAAGTGCCCACCACCAAAACCGAAACCTTGTCCACATCGATCACAAAAGGCCTCGCCCGGTCTGGCGCTACCTCGAAAAACACATCTCCCTCTTTAAGCCGCACACTGCGATTGTCGGCAAAATCGGCCGCATAGCTAAGCGAACTGTTCTTGTTCAAGGTAATTACCGAACCATCAGGAAGTTTTTCCCGGCGCACATCCGCCTGCGCCACCACATCCGTGTAGCCCGAAGGGCCAAGCAGACTGTAGACAAGCCAAATTCCAACAACTGCAACCAGCGCTGCAGCTACCCGTATCCATGTGCCTGCAAATGAAGGCCTGACTTTCAGAAAAGGAACTTGTCGCGATTCAGAATTTCCTTCAGTGGCGCGCGACTTAAACCTGATCCATGCTTCATCTGCATCGGGCCTGGCTGATGCACTTAAACTTTTGCTTGCCGTCCATATCTTTTCAAAGGCAGCAAACCTGGAACGGTTTGCTTCCGATTGCGCAAGCCATTCCTCCACTGCGATCCGTTCAGCTTCAGCGGCCTCATTCAGCAGATATTTGATCAGCAATTCATCTTCCATAGCCCGGTTCCTAATTAAAAAAGTCCCTGTAATAAACCGCAAAAGCGACCACGAATACCGTTATAAAATCAGCCAGTTTCAGCCTAAGCGTTCTCAGGGCCTTACCCATCTGGTTTTCAACTGTCTTTACCGACAGGCCCAGTCGCTCGGCAATCTCTTTATATTTCAGATCCTCATAGCGGCTCAACTGAAATATGGTGCGGCAAGCCTCGGGCAGTTCATTCAGGGCTTCGGTAAGCCGCATCTGCAATTCCGACAGCTCTGCTTTCGCAGAGGCCGGCTCCTGCATCTTGTTCATGCTGTGCGCGGCATAGTCCTGATATTTCAATTTAATCTTTTCGTGCTTCAGATAATTCATGCTGTCGTGATAAACGCATTTATACAAATAAGCCCGCACTGCCGTCTCAATATTCAGCAGTTCGCGCTTCTCCCAAAATTTAAGGAACATCTGCTGCACAATCTCCTCCGCCACATCGCTGTCCTGGAGGATAACCTGTGCATAACTATGCAGCTCCCCGTAATGCTTTTTAAACAACTGTTCAAAAGCAACATCATCATATACGCTGGCACGCGGATTCACGTCAATTAAATGGGGCTCAAAATATTTAAGCCCCAAATATACCAGTTTCTTTTTATGCTGATGCCATGCAACAAGTTTAGTCGCGGTGCTTAAGCACCTTGCCTGAGCCGCTAACCTCTGCATCAACCTGCGGATTGCCGTTATAATATATCTTTCCGCTTCCGCTGATGCGGGCCTTAAGGCGGTTGTACACCGTAATCTCCACCTCACCGCTGCCCGAAACTTCCACATCGGCATCCTCGGCACGCAAAGCTTCAAGGTCGGCATTACCCGAACCGGATACGCTTACCCGCGCATTTTCCGCTTCAATGGTGCGCTCCAGGTCGACCTCCCCAGAACCGCTCACAGACACCCTGAACTCATCGACTGCCGGGAAAGCTCCTGTTATATCAATCTCGCCGCTGCCGCTGGCAGATACATGGTCGATAAGCGGGAGGGTTACGGAAACCTGCAGGTCGTCGTGACGCACGTTCACGTCGTCGTACTGCAGATACAAGATTCCGCCGCGTACTTCCGTTTCGAAATGCGGGATCAGGTTGCTCGAGCCCTTAATAACCACCCTGTATTCTGTGCCGTAACTAATCTGTACGTCGGTTGCGCCATTTGCGCTTACGCCGGTAAACTCGTCCAAATTCCTGGTTTCTGAAGTCCGCTCGCCATTGGCCGTTAGCCTGTCTTTTGTGCATGACATAAGTGATAAACCGATAAATGCTGATAAAAGTAAATGTTTCATGATGTTGTATTAAATAGATGAAATAATGTTAAAACCGTATATGCAAGCCAGCCGTATAACCCAGGTAAAGTGCCCTGAAATCCTCGTCCCAGTCGCCATTCCATTCCTTCAGATAACGCTTGGTCAGGTTAACCCCCTCGGCCGTATCCGTGCTGATGAAATGAAGGGCGGGGCCGGCAAAAAGCTCTATGCTCTGACCAATCTTAACGGCTGGCATCACCCGAAACGAGGCCTTAAAATATTCGCCCTCCTCAAAATCCTCCAGCATCCCCGAAACGAGTTCCGTGTTCAGTCGGAAGACCGGCGTACGCAGCAAATGGGCACCCAAGCCGGCCTCGAAGGCATACACCGCATCATCGTTTTTGAAGTTATAACCCAGGCCGATGATGCCGTACATCACCTTGCCGCCCGATCTGAAGCCCGCCATCAGCGTCTGATTCTCGTCGATCGTGAGGCCTACGCTCTTCTCGCCCTGTCTGATGATGTTGATGATCCCGATGGGACAATCGCTGCTGTCGGCAATGTTCACAAAACCGGCAATCTGCGCGCCCTTTACTTTCCGTGCCACGTTTATAAAACCCGCGATCTGCGAACCATTTACATCACGGGCGGTGTTCACAAAGCCCGCAACCTGCAGGCCCTTCATATCGCCTGTGGCCACGTTGCCGAAGCCAGCAAATGCCGCATGATCGCCGCCGCCCGAGGTGTTCAGAAAACCTGCGAACAAGCCCCCGTTGGCTTTTTTGCCGATATGATTAGAGAATCCGGCAAACTGTGCCCCATTGGCATTACCCCTTACCACGTTCGAAAATCCGGCAAAGGAGGGGCCCTGTTCTTCGGCCGAAACGCCTGCAAAAAGGTGGATGGAAAGGTTGTTCGTATCCAGCGGCGCATGTGTGCCATTGGTGCTCAAAGGATACACAATGCCCAGATGCACCTTGCCAGGAAGCTGATGCTGCGCGGCCGATGTAAATGCGGCCGCCATTAAAATAGATGTTAAGATTGATCTCATGTTGTCTTGTTTTAAACTAAGACAGCCAGATTTCGATCTACCCCTACGCGCTTAAAAATTATTTTTTGCTGCCTGCAGGCGGGCGACTTTCTTCCGCCCAAAGTGCAGGATAAGGAAGGCCGACAAGGTCGTAACGGCCATAATGGTTACCATCGGCACAGCCGAGGTCTGCTCAAAAAAGCCAATACATGCCGAGGCAATGGCACCGATGGCCATCTGGGATGCGCCCATAAGCGCCGAGGCGCTGCCGGCATTTTTGGTGAAAGGTGCGAGCGATAAGGCGGCGGCATTAGGGTTTGCAAAACCCAGACAAGCCAGAAAAAGAAAGAGCATGGCAAGTGTGCCGGCCAGCCCGAACCAACCGTTCATGCTGCCGACCAGGAACAGTAAGGCGACGACCAGTTGTCCGCATAATGCCGCATAGATCAGCTGCTCGCTGCGGTATCTTCTGAGCATCAGCGTGTTTACCTGACTGGCGCCTATAAAGGCGATGCTAAGTCCGGCGAAGATCCAG
Coding sequences within it:
- a CDS encoding TonB-dependent receptor plug domain-containing protein, with the translated sequence MKIKNKVWMAAGFGVLQLGIAGAASAQDAIRLDSVVISATKNDQKQSQTGKVVTIIGSEVLERSHGKSLVELLNEQAGIVVGGATGNVGLNKSLFFRGAASVHAVVLIDGILASNPSGTGSSFDLRMFSIDQIDHIEIIKGGQSTIYGSDAIAGVINIITKKGTKAGNSVYGVASYGSYETYKGTIGISANVEQFSYNIAFTQGKTDGISEAANPVGNTDAFDKDGNKTGAVNANFAFQATDKFSVSPFLRYFYGHYDFDAGSFADNPSNNFKLERFNGGLNTKYDFGRGKINLNYSHEKSKINTLNQYGTSNSVGFMDLVDLFYNQKVGQKVDVLVGLDNRATRLNANSKAQTNLFSTYASVFLHDLSIFNLEVGGRYNKHKEYGENYTYNITPSVNVLEGVKLFGTVSTSFKAPTLENLFGAFGANLDLVPEKSKNYEAGFNLSFVEDRYSLRAAGFKRDLTNAIVYGNVGYVNQANQEVKGFEIEPAVRLSVFNINGYYAFVEGTEFNFITNQVSDYLLRRPKHIFGINAGVQATNALYLSSSFKYNGARTDGNFSDYVIEDLPAYKVLNFYGEYALLNKRLKIFADLKNILDEQYQEFYGYNSMGFNMNAGLSFFIK
- a CDS encoding DUF6580 family putative transport protein, which gives rise to MSLEKFNIRNSILILIVIAAAATRFLHLDSFTSWFNFTPIGAIAMFGGVYYADKLKAYFIPFITLLASDLILNYTVYYHIDGKFDAAVWTYISFMLMVTVGRYMKQVSVLSVVAGSFACVFIHWIVSDISVVMMEGSMYPRTFNGYLLALWNAIPWERNLLVSTLAYSAVMFGGFEYAKAKFPSLRYAPGAGLQHA
- a CDS encoding ABC transporter substrate-binding protein gives rise to the protein MKVVSFLPAATKMIYDMGLEEYLCGVTFECPKEASAQPKIVRCVLEGNNYSSAEIDRIFSASKAQGKSLYWVDEELLEQIQPDVIFTQDTCEVCLIDTACTLSSIANLSKQPQLVTLSPDSLNDVFDCALKIGQTLGREEVALRYLAALKSRMDDIIDTLRLHRAPLRRVMLMEWIEPIYNCGHWIPFQIAAAGGVDMLSNPGGDSIVNKWEKIQQYNPEVLVIAPCGFDVQRSFQEMSLLTSKPGWDELEAVKNQAVYLADFDMFTQPSVGTLVQGIESLAEMFHPEIFGGDPSAEKRFVNFYHQELVLR
- a CDS encoding adenine nucleotide alpha hydrolase, whose protein sequence is MFSDKPQITKSVFNWSGGKDSTLALHYVLQDPTIQVDCLLTTVNDGLDRVSMHGLRTSLLIRQAESIGIRLHQVRLPEMPGMDVYEREMRLHLNRLRSSGIGQAIYGDIFLEDLKAYREKQLAELNITAKFPLWKQDTRTLLETFINLGYRTIVVCAQERLQDFCGRVIDHDFLNELPADIDPCGENGEFHTFVFDGPIFKEPIRFRTGERVFKSYETATVKNAGYWFLDLLEC
- a CDS encoding FecR domain-containing protein; amino-acid sequence: MEDELLIKYLLNEAAEAERIAVEEWLAQSEANRSRFAAFEKIWTASKSLSASARPDADEAWIRFKSRATEGNSESRQVPFLKVRPSFAGTWIRVAAALVAVVGIWLVYSLLGPSGYTDVVAQADVRREKLPDGSVITLNKNSSLSYAADFADNRSVRLKEGDVFFEVAPDRARPFVIDVDKVSVLVVGTSFNVKHRGNETEVIVESGIVRVSRGQSQLELRRGEKVLISAASGELRKSASTDSLYNYYRSKQFVADNIPLGRLLDVLNEAYEAQIEISDEATAREQISITLRPDTPLEDNLRIVCETLGLKMERNGKQYLLSKLLE
- a CDS encoding RNA polymerase sigma-70 factor, with product MQRLAAQARCLSTATKLVAWHQHKKKLVYLGLKYFEPHLIDVNPRASVYDDVAFEQLFKKHYGELHSYAQVILQDSDVAEEIVQQMFLKFWEKRELLNIETAVRAYLYKCVYHDSMNYLKHEKIKLKYQDYAAHSMNKMQEPASAKAELSELQMRLTEALNELPEACRTIFQLSRYEDLKYKEIAERLGLSVKTVENQMGKALRTLRLKLADFITVFVVAFAVYYRDFFN
- a CDS encoding head GIN domain-containing protein; the protein is MKHLLLSAFIGLSLMSCTKDRLTANGERTSETRNLDEFTGVSANGATDVQISYGTEYRVVIKGSSNLIPHFETEVRGGILYLQYDDVNVRHDDLQVSVTLPLIDHVSASGSGEIDITGAFPAVDEFRVSVSGSGEVDLERTIEAENARVSVSGSGNADLEALRAEDADVEVSGSGEVEITVYNRLKARISGSGKIYYNGNPQVDAEVSGSGKVLKHRD